Proteins encoded in a region of the Deltaproteobacteria bacterium genome:
- a CDS encoding 4Fe-4S dicluster domain-containing protein, with protein MKQLGLMIDMDRCIGCKTCIVACRNHHGIVDHENCMPGEIPFYIRLESATEGTYPKLSERCWVVPCQHCKNPECIKACPNGAITKDPQNGIVRIDKATCKGSGKCIEACPYGVIQFDKKARYAHKCDLCYDRVVFGEKPVCVEACMTDALSFGELEELKQRAKEAGRDIDKKMSAMSVVYLKPTPKNTLAG; from the coding sequence ATGAAACAACTTGGACTCATGATTGATATGGACCGCTGCATCGGCTGCAAGACCTGCATCGTGGCATGCCGAAATCACCACGGTATTGTGGACCACGAGAACTGCATGCCCGGGGAAATCCCCTTTTATATCCGGTTGGAATCCGCCACCGAGGGCACGTATCCCAAACTCAGCGAGCGCTGCTGGGTGGTGCCCTGCCAACACTGCAAAAATCCCGAGTGTATCAAAGCCTGTCCCAATGGAGCCATCACCAAGGATCCCCAAAACGGCATCGTGCGCATCGACAAGGCCACATGCAAGGGATCGGGAAAGTGCATTGAGGCCTGCCCCTACGGGGTCATCCAGTTTGACAAGAAGGCTAGGTACGCACACAAGTGTGACCTGTGTTACGATCGGGTCGTCTTTGGAGAGAAGCCCGTGTGCGTGGAGGCCTGCATGACTGACGCATTGAGCTTCGGCGAGCTCGAAGAACTCAAGCAGCGGGCCAAGGAAGCCGGTCGGGATATTGACAAGAAGATGAGCGCCATGAGTGTGGTTTACTTGAAGCCCACGCCCAAGAATACCCTGGCTGGCTAG